Genomic window (Kwoniella dendrophila CBS 6074 chromosome 1, complete sequence):
ATACCAAACGAGTTTGGGTCAGCTCGCTTCGTTTGTGGCAGCTGATACACGGATTTGATAATGTGCTGACATAGAATACGACTCACTTCGTACTAGCAGTAATATGAGCTCCTCAATATGCTTGGTATTGTTGACTGCCTAACAAGCTAGTCAACAGACTCGTTTTGGGACCTGTAGGAGAGGACTGGGAAATATCTCTTTTGGAGAACCAATCTTGAGAATCTCGACTATTGGTTGCCCCTCGAGAGGAATCACTATTATTAGGAGTCTCATTGGGCATGGTGAACTTTATAAACGATTCGGTACAGATAGTATAgagaaaaatcaactttgTGTATTAGAGCGAACACTTATATATTTAAAAACAGAAACTCCACAAAAATGACGCAGGATATCGTTCATGACTATGAAAGGAGCAAGTAATTGCAAGCTGAACGAGAAAGAAGTTTAGTTACTTTGCAAGAATGCCTTTTGTATCGTGAACTTCTTCGATTCGATGTCAAGAGCTTGGGATTGACGTCAATTCAGAACATATTGTGTTGTGTCCTTTCATTCGAGCACTGTGTCGATAGAACCCAAACGTGATACTGTCGAAAATCGTTCGATGACGCTCCATGGAGGATCATGATTGGACAGAAGGCATCTGACCTGATAGGTAGTGTTACCTATCCCCGTTCAACATTGCGTTGCTCCTTGCATCATTACATAGCGAGAATCAAGTAAAGATTAATTGATACAACCTGCATGTATCAAGATTTGCCACTATGAAAGGCCAGTAAGAACGCCACATCACATAGCATGTTTTGCCACGTGAAGTAGATAATATTCCGTCGCGCTTCGACCACTTTCTTGGACATGATCATTTCAACAATTATtattccatcttcatctacgTAAAAGTTCATATTTCCGCGTCTtttgttcaccttcttgaCTTCTGTACTTCTTATCCGTCGACATTTCAAAAACAGTAGATCAAAATGAACGtatttgctgatgaagtACGTATAGCTAGACTTCCCGACATGATGtcattcagctgataaatatgaataaTTTACAGGCTACcgaagaaagaggtgaaaatgCTCGTTTGTCATCTTTTGTAGGTGCTATGGCGTTAGGTGATTTAgtgaaatcaactttaggACCAAAAGGAATGAACAAAATATTGCGTGAGTTTCAGCTTGAGCGTTACGCTTTCTAATGACAAAAAGTGaagaaacaagctgaatcCATCTATCTTGATTGGTAATATATATTTGGATCTATAGAATCCGCTTCAACGAGTCAAATCACAGTAACGAATGATGGAGCGACAATATTAAAATCTATACATTTAGATAATCCTGCAGCTAAAATATTAGTTAATATATCAAAAGTgcaagatgatgaagttggtgaTGGCACAACATCAGTTTGTGTATTAGCATCAGAATTATtaagagaagctgaaaaattagTTACAATTCAAAAAATTCATCCACAAACTGTTGTTGAAGGTTTTAGAATCGCATcaaaagcttctttagatgCATTAGAAAAATCTGCTGTTGATAATGCATCAAATGAATCTAATTTTAGAAAAGATTTATTCAATATTGCAAGAactactttatcatcaaaagtTTTATCACAAGATAAAGATTATTTCGCAAATTTAGCCGTAGATGCTGTATTGAGATTAAAAGGTTCAACAGATTTAGAAcatattcaaattatcaaaaaaccaggtggtaaattaacTGATTCATAccttgatgaaggtgagtaaatCGTTATCAGTTGTTATTTTTACAGTACTTCGATTAGCTGGAACAATGCTCATTTACGATTTTACAGGTTTCATCCTCGATAAACAAATTGCTACAAACTCACCTAAAAGAATAGAGAATGCTAAAATATTGATCGCTAACACTTGTAAGTCATTGTAATCTAGCTGCTTAAATAGGCTTTTCCCTTTAGCTGACATTGAGCTATTATATATAGCCATGGATACcgacaaaatcaaaatcttcgGTGCAAGAGTAAGAGTTGATGGTACCggtaaattagctgaattggaGAGAGCTGAAAAGGTGCGTGGAATGACCGTTGCAGTTAATACAACCCGCTGATGTATTTACTCCGTGAAATAGGAAAAAATGAAAGCTAAAGTACAGCAAATTGCTGCTCACGGTGTAACATGTTTCGTAAATCGACAACTCATCTACAACTACCCTGAATCCCTCCTCGCTGAATCCGGTATCATGTCTATCGAGCACGCAGACTTCGAAGGTGTAGAGAGATTAGCTTTAGTGACTGGTGGTGAAATCGCTAGTACATTCGATGCACCTGATAAAGTTAAGATTGGTAGATGTGATTTGATCGAAGAAATCATGATTGGTGAagacaaggtgagttgttcCCTTCCATATTGGCCAGTAGCCCAACTAACATGATCATCATACTAGCTTATCAAATTCTCTGGTGTTGCTGCTGGTCAAGCATGTACCGTAGTGTTACGAGGAGCAACCTCAcaaatggtagaagaagctgaaagatcattACACGATGCTCTTTCAGTTTTGTCACAAACTGTCAAAGAAACTAGAGTAACACTTGGTGGTGGATGTGCAGAAATGTTAATGTCTTGTAaggttgatgaagctgcCAGAACAgtaaaaggaaagaaagcATTAGCTGTAGAAGGTTTTGCACGGGCTTTAAGACAAATGCCAActattttagctgataatgGTGGTTACGATTCAAGTGATTTAGTCACTAAATTGAGAGCCGCTCATTATGAAGGTAGATCAGatgctggtttaggtgagtTATGATTTACTTTCATGATATTCAACAGAAGTGAAACTAATAGTGTACATGATAACAGATATGGATAAAGGAGAAATTGCTTCAATGAAAGATTTGGGTGTAACTGAATCTTACAAATTAAAGAAACAAGTAGTAGTCAGTGCAAGTGAAGCAGCAGAAATGATCTTGCGGTGAGTTAAGCTAAACAGATTGTTTACGAGGCTGGCGTGTTTACTGACATATACTCTAACAGTGTTGATAACATCTTACGAAGTACACCAAGACGTCGTGAGGCTCACTAGTCAAACGGTATGAGTAGATAGACATGGATGTAGCGGTATATTAGCAATCATGTAGATAGACAATATATTGCTTTCAcccaaaagaaaaacaaaacatGCATTTACATTGCATTTAGCATATTACAGATAGTTTGTAATGAACAATACCATTGCTCTCTGCGCATATTACGATATTTTGTAATGCCTCCAAGTGGAGGTATGATCaatgttgatttgtttttttatGGGTCCAAACACGCGACTGTTCTTTCGGTTGGTGATaagaagttgaatgatcCATAAACATTGCTCGGGTCCATCATTTTCTACCTCTGTCTTTGTTTACTGACTTGATACTTCTTTATATCATGTATACTTTCTTCATGTACTTGTATTGACCATGAGTCCTACACACAGTATCCCAAATATGGGAGAATCATCGTAAGCTCTCATTAAACGTCTCCATGTCAGTCACCTAGGTATAGCTAACAATGGTCTTATAGAATGTTCACTCAACCTCACTCAAGATTACCTACAAACGAAGAACTACCTTTCCTACCTCCATTACCTGATACACCCCAACATGCatataaatcatatttatctgaagaataCCTACTGAAAGCCAAAACACCATTAACCAGAAAATTATGGGAAGAAAGAGTAAATTCACCTATGAATAACCACAACGGTGATGTTTCACCCAAAGAAGGGAATTATGGTACaataggtttaggttcaggtatgaaaagaagtgaaagttCAAGGAAATGGGACGTTGAGATTGATTACCCTGTTCTATCAACAAGACAAAATGTCTTTCATACTCCTGGAACTGCAGCTGCTATCAATAGAGTACCAAGCATAGATTTGTTAAAAACTGTTAGAACACCATCGCAGTCTAAATATcaggaaaaagaagaatcaccttcacctgatgacGCTCCTAAAAACGTGGTAATAGCTCTTCCAACAATCACCCAATCTGACAATATGACTATACATAAGCAAGAAGAAGGGgttcttgagcttgagaaTACCAAACTACCTGATACTCAACATCTTTCCCCAATCAAAGCTTCCGAACCGATACAACCTCGCTTGTCGGCATCCTTCAACCTTCCAACATACGTTGCTGATGCCTCGTTATTGGCCAATCAATCTCTTATGGGAGGCGCATCCAGTAGTGCAGGTGACGAAGACAGTTTCCATCTCGATATCGACAAACTTAGACCTAAAAGAGCATCAAgtgaagagaaagatgatcACATAGAGAGCATCTCAAATcgttcatcattatcaaacaCACCTACGAAACCGTCACATTCCAAGCCTACTTTCCTTGCTCCCCCTCAAAATGCTTTAGATCAGTCCACCCTTCTTCCTCGATCACCAGCCAAAATAGTTCATTTACTTGAACCTAAACATGCTTTAAATAACGTTGAACCACCTTGGGCAGGCGACGATTCATTACTATACGACTCATCCGTTTCATCAAGAGAAAACTCTCTTTCTCCTGAAAAAACAGAAAGTTCCTCCTCTATAgcctcatcatcaataccgCATTCTCAAACTATCAAGGGCTTTCccacatcttcttcttcccattcaaTCGTATCTTTACCTAAGATAAGAAGAACTTTCCCAGCGTCTTCATCAGGTCAATCATTGTCTTCTGTTGTCGAAGATGGAGAATATGGTTATAATCACGATAATGGTGAAATCAGCACATTATTACCTGTTAGTCCATTAAAGAGTGCCCATTTATTGACCGATGCGGAATTAATAACGAAAGAaacattattagaagaaggaTCAAGTTTTAGATTACCTCTACCAGCTAGAGCAACACCTtataaaccttctttcatggtcaaaacacctaaaaaatCACCTCCAGCTAGAATGAGTCCAATCAGAACTATAGTTAGAGGTAATATACATAAACACTCTGAAAAAGGATTAGACGAGAGTGATTTGACTTTTGACGTCAAAGATTTATTAGCAAAAGTTGGTAAACCGAAAAGGGCTTCAGGAACAGAAGAAAGTTTCGTTGATTTGTTACATGATGATTTTATGCCTGATGGACTAGATGCGTGAGTTCAGGATCAGAGATTGCTAAAAGATGATCTCTGGATTGacgatttcttctttcacgTAGATCTATGATAGGTCCTGATGAATCTATGTTACCGCCATCGCTTCGTCCTAGAGGTATAATAGGGAAAATTGAAAGTCCAATCAAGGGTAACTCATATGCTAGTCCCGCTCGATTTGCTAGACCATTTACTGGGAATCCAACAGAAATTACCACTACCATCAAGCGATTACCGATCAGTCACACTACTCATAATCTCGCCGCTCAAgcagatgaaaaagatgaagaagccAAACAGGCTACTATCACTCGGTCGAAGAGTCTTTCCAGAGTAGCTGAAATCATTGAACGTGTCAGATCTGCACGAACCGCTGCTCAGAATACCCAAACTATAAAATCCCAAGTTGaaattcaagctgaaaaagaagatgaggaggaggaagaagaagaagaagaagaagtactCATAGCATCACCACCTAAGACTGCTGTACGAACTCAAACAAACTCAACTTCGCGAacagctgctgctgctaccTCGGGTGTCAGAGCTAAACCAAGAACCAGTATAATGCCACCGCCACCTacatcaagaagaatctCTTTATCAGCTGGAGCTATACCCCTCACATCCAATGCTTCTCACAAAGCCGTCAATCTACCTTCATCTAGGTTTGTTCCTACCAAGGTTACGAACAACGTCACCTCGCAGCCTGCTTCAACTGCTAGTAGACGTCTTACGACCACAGCTCGAAGTGGCCTGGGCGCTACCGCtgcaccatcatcatcatcaaggtTAGCCGGTACCTCGGCTACTACATCCTCAAGGCCTTCTGCGTCAACACGTACTTCTCGTCTTAGTATGGCTCCTCCAGCTTCAAGGGTCGAAGTGAGATCGCGAACAAGTTCCACGTCTAGTACAGTCTCTTCCTCAGCTGCTTTGCCATCATCTAGAACAGctacagcttcttctagACTTACCGCAAGACCATCTATAGCCACAGCGCCAGGTCCACGAGCGACAGTCGCAAGTACCAGACCAACAAGTACTATCACTTCCGCCCCATCTAGACTTTCTCGACCATCTACGATCACCCGATCGGTgggtttacctaaaccaggaGAAGGTCCTACTGCTAGATCAGCAACCATACCCTCAGCTGTACCATCGGAAAGTCGAACCAAGCTTTCAAGAGGATTCGGTACGGATGCAAGTGCTGCTACCAATCGTGTGCCGCGGTCATCTTTAGCTCCAACATCTAGAATCGTGAGCAAACTCTCTACTGGTCCAGCTTCTTCCCGGACAACAGGTATGGATACAGCCAAATCAAGAGCTTTGTCCACACCGGCTTCTTCAACTCTTACTAAAGCTTCCGTGACCGATAGAGTGCCTCCTGTACCTGCTTTACCAGTGTCTAGACTTACTCGACCATCAACGTTACCTACGACTTCTAAAGAAGGAATTAAAAAGACTTCTATGCCACCTCCCGTCTCAACCGCTACTGCCACTTCTCAAAGAACAAGAGTCGGAAGTATAGTATCAACTCAAGGTTTACCCAGACCTACTGTCAGATCGACAGCCACAATTGGTATCAAGACTTCTGCTCCTCCTACATCAGGAGCTACAGCTGGACCAGGATTGGCAGCATTACGAGAAAGGTTAGATAGATTACATGCTAAACAAGTTAGATGAAAGgattgatcatcttcaatcttgACTTGCGCGCAACTGAGTTGCACTTCTGCAAATACATGTTCAATGAGTTTCATTTTGGGAGGTTTGTGTATCTTACTTCTTTTTATACCAGTTTCTTTGACATAGTTGCTCTTCATACGAAACCATTTAACGACTTTTATGCATGAAAATACGACAAATTGATTGTCAAATATGCTGCCTCATAAGcttttgttttgattatatatttGGCAACGTGGCGGCGATCTCCGATTTATCGTTAATGATGCATCATATCATGATGGCGCGCGGGAATAAGAGGTCCGAGCTTAAAGGTTAATACAGCTACACCAAcatgaattaggtgaatatATATAGGCTATCTTTTCATTATGAATGTTATTCTTCTCACTGACACTGAAACATATACGAGTCACTGATCCGTAGACAGAatcaaaaagagaaaagcttCATTGTCAAGATGGACGATTTAGTCGACCTCAACTGGTCAGCTCCATCCAAACCAGCTACTACAAAACCTCAACCACCTACGGCTAATTCCTTCGACTTCTTATCCCTTTCAAAGCCAACCTCAACTTCGATTGCAGGTATATCAGGTAGTAATACCCCAAACTATTATTCCTCAACACCATTAAgatcttctacaccttctcAACAACCTTTAAACCCTCGTTTAACTAATACCATAAATGCcaataatggaaataataGTATTGGTGGAAATGGTAATAGCAAACCAATATCACGAAGTTcaacacctaatttacctcaaaCAGCGCCAATCAGTagtggtggaggtggattagatgcattctcatcattactctctataccttcttctggTGGCAATCTGGTCAATAGGAATTTGAGTATGGCAGAAAGacaaaaagctttagaagatgaaaagaaacgtaaagatgaggaagaaaagaaaaaattcGAAGCAGAAGGTCATTTTTGGGATAATCTAGGTAATTCCTCTACAATCACGAACAACATTAG
Coding sequences:
- a CDS encoding T-complex protein 1 subunit beta, with amino-acid sequence MNVFADEATEERGENARLSSFVGAMALGDLVKSTLGPKGMNKILQSASTSQITVTNDGATILKSIHLDNPAAKILVNISKVQDDEVGDGTTSVCVLASELLREAEKLVTIQKIHPQTVVEGFRIASKASLDALEKSAVDNASNESNFRKDLFNIARTTLSSKVLSQDKDYFANLAVDAVLRLKGSTDLEHIQIIKKPGGKLTDSYLDEGFILDKQIATNSPKRIENAKILIANTSMDTDKIKIFGARVRVDGTGKLAELERAEKEKMKAKVQQIAAHGVTCFVNRQLIYNYPESLLAESGIMSIEHADFEGVERLALVTGGEIASTFDAPDKVKIGRCDLIEEIMIGEDKLIKFSGVAAGQACTVVLRGATSQMVEEAERSLHDALSVLSQTVKETRVTLGGGCAEMLMSCKVDEAARTVKGKKALAVEGFARALRQMPTILADNGGYDSSDLVTKLRAAHYEGRSDAGLDMDKGEIASMKDLGVTESYKLKKQVVVSASEAAEMILRVDNILRSTPRRREAH